Within Bdellovibrionales bacterium, the genomic segment GCTCCGTTTTGATTTCACGCACAACAGACCATTGAGTGAAGCAGAGCTCCTCAATATCGAAAATCTTGTTAATGATGAAATCGGCTCTGCCAGAAATATTACGACAACAGTCATGACGGCGGACGAAGCCAAAAATTCAGGTGCCGTCGCTCTGTTTGGTGAGAAATACGGCGACAAGGTGAGAGTTGTGAAGATGGGAGACTTTTCGATGGAACTGTGCGGAGGAACCCATGTTGAAAATACAGCTATCATTCGGCTCTTCAAGATTGTTTCGGAAGGAAGTGTCAGTTCGGGTGTTCGTCGAATCGAGGCAATAACTGGAGAAATGGCCAGTCGCTTCCTCCTGAAACACACGCGTGAAAACGTAAAAGCACGTCAACTGGCAGGGTTAAGCGAAAATTGGACCCAATACCTGGAAGAGGAGATCTCAACACAACAAAAATTAGACGATTGGATCGAGAAACAAAAGTTGGAAATCAAATCTCTTCAGAGACAGATTGCCCATTTAAGGGGAAATCAAATCAACATAGACGATTTCGTGTCAGCCGCAGTTCCATTTGAATTTCACGGCAAATCAGGAAGACTTATTTTGGCAGACATCCCACTGGATGATCGAAAAATTCTCAGCGACATCGGAGATAAATTGCGTGACCAAATTCAATCAGGAGTCATTGTCATCGTGGGTCAGGGAGAGCAGAACCACCCCATCTTGGTATCGGTAACCAAAGACCTGGTAGGTCCCATCAATGCCGGTGCTATTTTAAAGGAAATTTCGCAGGAAATGGCTGGCAAAGGAGGAGGACGGGCTGACTTTGCTCAAGGTGCTGGGACTGATCGGAGTGGTCTCCCGAACGCATTTGATAAAGCCCGAAGCCTTGTGGGTCTCCGTCAAACAATATAAATATCAAAAAAAACCGAATCAGTTTTTAACTGATTCGGTTTTAAAATCTCAATTCAAATAAAAGGACTCCGGGTTAAAACCTGCTAGAAACTACCCGAAACTGTCTGCTTAAGACCGCAATTGTATTCGAAAGTAAAGAATATAGTCCCATGACGACCTCCGAAAACACTCGAATCTCCATTGAACGTCGCGGAGTGATCGCTCTCGTTGTAAGACCATCCATTATTAATGATAGAAGTATTTCCTCTCCCACCACAAGACCCAGGAATGTTTGCGCCAATTAATTCATTGTACTCAAAACATCCTTTCAAGACGCCGACCGAAGGAGGTGGCACATTATTCACTCTCAAACCAGCGTTCGAGACAGAAGTATTTGGGTATCCAATCGTGAAAGAAGCCGTAAGTTTTGTCTCTCCTGGGGCCTGGACAACCGCTGTGAAAGTACCAGGGCACCATCCCACTTGGTAGGGCCTAATCTCATACTTCCAATTGAATCTGTTATTGCCTGTTGAACCTGTCGAAACCCAGTCTTGCATGCGCGAAAGATTTGGAGTGCAGGAGCCAGACCCTGGGGTTAAACACCACATTGTCGTATCTGGAAGATTTGAGGCCGATCCGGTAACGCCCGCACTGTAACTTCCACTGAAAAAAGAAAGACCCGTGACAGTCGGAGTTCCACTACCCAGAGAAAACGGCTTTGATCCAAGCTCAGGATTTGTCTGACCCTGAAGATCGATTCCGTAGGCTCTGATCGTGTGCTGCTGATTGTTTCGATAACTGTCAGGCACTCTGAATTCAAAGCCATGATTGCCGGCAATTCCAAAGGCCGAGTTCACATCACTTCGAGGTTTGTCAGCCTTGCTGGCTCCTGCGAAAACACCGTCAATATAATAGTGGACGTCAATACTTGTGGCAGGGCTATTCGGATCATAGCTCCAACCCATCAGCACACCATTCACATTCAAGACATCGACATTTCCTCGAGGCGCTTCGTTATTGCTTCCAGATTGAACGCAAGCCGCTCTCGCTGAATCAGGTTGAAAACCCGTGTTGCATGTCTTCACTCGACAAACCCCACCCACCCACTGCTGAGTGGAGGCATTGCAAGTTTGATCCTCGATTTGCCCGGTGCCATTGGCGATACCACAGCTCGCACCCTTTGCAGCTGGATCACACTGACTGCCACTGCTACTCAATTCAGACTTGTAAAGTTCCTTCACCCCAGCGGCATCCAAACCGCTCATGGGAACAGTTCGTTCAATTTTTTGGCCATTGCGACTGCGAATTGTGTCATTGCCGTTTTTAGAGAAAAACTTTACACCGTAATGCATAACAGATGTGAAGTCATAGGCTCCGAGAATAACTCCAGGAAGAATGTCAAACTGGCTCTTGTACTCTTCAGTGATGTTATCATACAAAATCTCGACATAGGTGTCACGATCGGTTCTCGATTGCTCGTGCCATAAGCCAATGGCGTGGAGAAGTTCGTGAACGGTCGCTGCCAACCCGCAGCCTCCCGCTCCCGCTTGCACAAATACCGATTGAGCGCCTCCCTGCCGTCCAACATAGGATCCGCAAGTATTCGCCTGATCTGATTTTACAAATTCAAGGTAATCGGTCTCGTTTGTTCTTTCGACAAACCTAATTCCAGTATTGCTCGTAATAGCTTGCATGGCAGATTTAAGACCATCAGTTGCTGCTGAAACAGCAGACGTTATCACATAAGGCACAATCCCCGTCGTCCAGAGTCTTCCTCCTTCGACGGCAAAGGCAAATGACTGCGATCCGCTAAATTCAGAAAAATCAAGAACGCCGGTTGTGGCAGAAGGAAGCACAAAATTAAGGGGTTTCACGCCCAGTTTGTCTATTCTTCCCAAGATAATATCATCTTCAAAAAGAGCGTAGCCATTGAGATTTCTAAAGGGCAATTCCTTTTCATAGATATTCTGGTCTTGAAAAAATCTTGCCAAAACAGTGCCGCGAGTGCCGTTCTCCGATAGTTTCAAGGACGTTGTATCGAGTTTTCCGCAGCCGGAGATTATAGATATAAAAGCTAAGCTCACTGTCAGACTTAATCTTCTAAAAGACCTGATAAGGCTTAATTTATTCAAAAGGAATCCCTCCCTGATTTTGTCACTATACTAATGCAACTGAGTGTC encodes:
- a CDS encoding M12 family metallopeptidase gives rise to the protein MNKLSLIRSFRRLSLTVSLAFISIISGCGKLDTTSLKLSENGTRGTVLARFFQDQNIYEKELPFRNLNGYALFEDDIILGRIDKLGVKPLNFVLPSATTGVLDFSEFSGSQSFAFAVEGGRLWTTGIVPYVITSAVSAATDGLKSAMQAITSNTGIRFVERTNETDYLEFVKSDQANTCGSYVGRQGGAQSVFVQAGAGGCGLAATVHELLHAIGLWHEQSRTDRDTYVEILYDNITEEYKSQFDILPGVILGAYDFTSVMHYGVKFFSKNGNDTIRSRNGQKIERTVPMSGLDAAGVKELYKSELSSSGSQCDPAAKGASCGIANGTGQIEDQTCNASTQQWVGGVCRVKTCNTGFQPDSARAACVQSGSNNEAPRGNVDVLNVNGVLMGWSYDPNSPATSIDVHYYIDGVFAGASKADKPRSDVNSAFGIAGNHGFEFRVPDSYRNNQQHTIRAYGIDLQGQTNPELGSKPFSLGSGTPTVTGLSFFSGSYSAGVTGSASNLPDTTMWCLTPGSGSCTPNLSRMQDWVSTGSTGNNRFNWKYEIRPYQVGWCPGTFTAVVQAPGETKLTASFTIGYPNTSVSNAGLRVNNVPPPSVGVLKGCFEYNELIGANIPGSCGGRGNTSIINNGWSYNESDHSATFNGDSSVFGGRHGTIFFTFEYNCGLKQTVSGSF